Genomic segment of Bacteroidia bacterium:
CTACTTTATACTACCGTAAACCTGACGGCACTTATGATGTAGATAGAGATGAAAAAGGTAACCCCACAGGGAAGCTATTCACAGTTGAAATTCCTTGGGAAAAGTTAGATTTAGTAGAGACACTAAAAGCTGCTTTCAGTGTTAGAGGATACGTTTAAGTTCTAGCTGGCTGCTTTTTGAGCCATTTAAAACACATACCTTTTCAAAAACTAAGCAGTTTTTAGGTTTATCAAAGATTTTTCAAAAAATTAAGTACTTGCTCTGAAAGGTTCTTTACGGCTAATGGTATATTCCATTGAGTAAAATTTCTTGGGGCTACGTAATTAGAAATGGCTCTAAAAGCATAAAAAGGTTGTTCATACAAAATACAAGCTTGAAAAAATGCTGCGCCCTCCATGTTCTCAATATCGGCAGAGCAGGCTGATAAACGCTTGCGTATCGTTTCCCATGTGCCACTACACAAATGTACGGTATTAGACTTAACCTTGACCAAATTCAAAAAAGAAGGTTGTGGATTGTGTAAAGTGTTGTAGTAAGTACTCTGCTTTTTATCTACAAAATTTGAAAAACCTAATTCTTTCAAACTTAAAAAAGAACCGTCGTTATTTTCTGCTCCTAAATCGGCATAAGTTTCTTGGATTACCTCGACTACTGTTCCTAGGGTATGCTCTTTGAGATAACTTCCCGCTATACCTACTTGAATAGCTACTTGGTAAGAATTATTTGCCAATAAAGGAGCTAAGTGCAAAGCAGTATTGACCGTTCCTATACCTGTAATCAAACCTGTGATTTGGTGCTTGGAATAGCTTCCTTGCCATAAGAAGGGGGTCGTAGTTTGAAGGTTAGAAATATTTTTGAGAATAGGTTCAATTTCAAGGCGAGTAGCACTAACTAACAAAATGGACATATTCAAGCTTATGTGCGGACTGTTTCAATATAATGGACTAAATGATAAGCTAGCTCTTTCTTGGGCATGTTCGGAATGTGGTACTTTGGATGTGTGTGAGTGTATACAGTTACCTCATTGGTATCCACAGCAAAAGTGGCGTTAGGGGATTGGGTAGAGTTTAGGACTATCATGTCTGCTTTTTTAGAAATGAGTTTTTGAATGGCATATTCCTCTTCATTGTGGCTTTCTAACGCAAAACCTACTACAAAATCATTTTGCTTTTTGTGATGTCCCACCCAGTGCAGAATGTCAGGGTTTTGAATGAGAGTAATTTCTAAATTTTGTTGGTGGGCATGTTTTTTTATTTTTTGTAGGGAGGTTTCTTTGGGTTTGTAGTCAGATACGGCTGCGGTCATTACAAAAGTGTCTGCGGATGAAAAGTATTTTTGAGTAGCTTCGAACATTTCTTGGGCTGTTTTTACTTTGATTAGGGTTAAGTTGGAATGAGAATTGGGCGGAGGTACATTTGAAGGTCCTGAAATAAGAAAAACTTTTGCTCCCTGTTTGAGATATGCATCAGCTATGGCGTAGCCCATTTTACCTGTGGAGTAGTTACTTATGTATCGTACAGGGTCAATTGGTTCTTGGGTAGGTCCAGCGGTAATAAGCACGCTGCGATGCGATAGGGACTTATGCCATTTAGGCATAAAAACGTCAATGGCATAGTCTAAAATTTCTTGGGGTTCAAGCATTCTGCCGTAACCTATTAAGCCGCTAGCTAGTTCGCCTGAATTCGTAGGCAGTACGATATTGCCGAATTCTTTTAGCGTTTGAATATTCTTGTG
This window contains:
- the mqnB gene encoding futalosine hydrolase, whose translation is MSILLVSATRLEIEPILKNISNLQTTTPFLWQGSYSKHQITGLITGIGTVNTALHLAPLLANNSYQVAIQVGIAGSYLKEHTLGTVVEVIQETYADLGAENNDGSFLSLKELGFSNFVDKKQSTYYNTLHNPQPSFLNLVKVKSNTVHLCSGTWETIRKRLSACSADIENMEGAAFFQACILYEQPFYAFRAISNYVAPRNFTQWNIPLAVKNLSEQVLNFLKNL
- the coaBC gene encoding bifunctional phosphopantothenoylcysteine decarboxylase/phosphopantothenate--cysteine ligase CoaBC, which codes for MSVLQGKKVILAVSGSIASYKSVELLRLLIKAGAEVQVLLTPSAQNFVTPLTFSTLSKKPVFSAIFDEQNTQQHWANHVALGKWADIMIIAPATNNTIAKLANGICDNIVHAVYLSATCPVIIAPAMDLDMQAHPSLHKNIQTLKEFGNIVLPTNSGELASGLIGYGRMLEPQEILDYAIDVFMPKWHKSLSHRSVLITAGPTQEPIDPVRYISNYSTGKMGYAIADAYLKQGAKVFLISGPSNVPPPNSHSNLTLIKVKTAQEMFEATQKYFSSADTFVMTAAVSDYKPKETSLQKIKKHAHQQNLEITLIQNPDILHWVGHHKKQNDFVVGFALESHNEEEYAIQKLISKKADMIVLNSTQSPNATFAVDTNEVTVYTHTHPKYHIPNMPKKELAYHLVHYIETVRT